The Metabacillus schmidteae nucleotide sequence ACTCCGGAGAATCTGTAATTAATGGTCAGTCTGGAATGTTTTTTGCACCATGGTGGATGCCTTATGGACCGATAACAGATGCTGTTACTAATAACCCTGATGCAAACTGGCAAGCTTATGCTTTACCTCTTGATGCAGAAGGGAAATATACACCTCACATGAGTACGCCGTCAAGTCGCTTTGTTGTTGTTCGAAAGGATTACGAACACCCCGAAGCTGCTATGAAAATGTTAAATAATTTATTAGCTAATGAATCAACGTTTGATCCTAGTAAAGGAGGACCAGGCTTTTATCCTCTAAGACTTGTTTTCGCTCCTTCAGATGAAACAGAATACTCTGTACAAGCAATAAGAGAAGTATTAGCAGGCAAGAAAACTCCTGATGATTATAAAGATAAGCCTGAATATAAGCTGTTAGTTTCAGACTTAGAAAAGATTAAAAATGTTAAATTGGAGCCGTACGATCAGTTAGGTATTCAGCATTGGGATCCAAATGCGGATTTAGGTACGTGGACACGTTCATATGCGTTAATGGTTGGTGGATCACCTCTTGTTGATCAAGAAATAAACGGAATTTATAGCCAAACTTATGCCCAAACAAAAACAATGGAAAGTAGATGGGTAAACCTGAAAAAGATGGAGGATGAAATCTTCCTGAAAATCGTAATGGGTGCCGAATCACTAGATGCTTTTGATAAGTTCGTAGAGGACTGGAAAAAACAAGGTGGAGATCAAATTACGAATGAAGTAGCAGAAGTAATGAAAAAGTAATTCTTAATACAGCGTCGGATTATCTCCGGCGCTTTCTATTAATCTAATCGTTTTGTAAGGAGGGGAATGAAAATGAAAGGCAAAAGCTCTGCAAAGCATTATTATATTATGCTTTTACCGGGATTTATTTGGATCTTCTTATTCAGTATTATTCCAATGTTTGGTATCGCCATTGCATTCCAAAATTATAATCCTGTTCAAGGGGTGTTTGGGTCTGAATGGGTTGGTCTGGAACACTTTAAGTATATGTTTTCTTTAAATGATACAATGAACATTTTTTTTAACACCATATATATTGCTGTTTTGAAGATTATAGGTAACCTGATTGTACCTTTAGTTTTTGCCTTAATGCTAAATGAGTTACGTGTATTGATCGTAAAAAGATGGATACAGACGATTGTATATTTACCGCACTTCCTATCATGGGTCATCCTAGGGGGCATCCTCTTAGATATTTTTGCTTATGTAGGTCCTGTAAATCAACTCTTATCATTTTTTGGTATTGACCCAATACTATTCTTTGGAAGGGCAGATCTATTTCCTTTTCTTGTTGTAGGGAGTGATATATGGAAAGAGTTTGGTTTTAATACAATCATCTATCTTGCAGCGTTAACAGGAATAAATCCAGCACTGTATGAAGCTGCATCAATAGATGGTGCGTCACGTATCAGGAGTTTATGGCATGTTACTTTACCGGGAATTAGAACAACAGTCATTTTGCTGGCTGTACTAAGCTTAGGGAATGTATTGAATGCAGGATTTGACCAAATTTTTAATTTATATA carries:
- a CDS encoding ABC transporter permease, which codes for MKGKSSAKHYYIMLLPGFIWIFLFSIIPMFGIAIAFQNYNPVQGVFGSEWVGLEHFKYMFSLNDTMNIFFNTIYIAVLKIIGNLIVPLVFALMLNELRVLIVKRWIQTIVYLPHFLSWVILGGILLDIFAYVGPVNQLLSFFGIDPILFFGRADLFPFLVVGSDIWKEFGFNTIIYLAALTGINPALYEAASIDGASRIRSLWHVTLPGIRTTVILLAVLSLGNVLNAGFDQIFNLYNPLVYSTGDIIDTWVYRTGLLNLQYELATAVGLLKSAAGFILISLSYFLAYKTTNYRIF